The genomic segment AGAAAGTCGCACCCTCCCGCCAGGGAGCGGAGCTCGCGGAGCGGATACGTTCGCGCGGAGACCGTCCTGCCGCCCCACGAGATCTCCCGCACGCCCCCATCCCCCAGAGCGCCCTCCAGCACCGGGACCCGCACGCCGTTCAGGGCGATGTTGGACCGCAGGAGATCGGCGGTCACCGGCTCCACGGCAAAGACGTGCCGCGCCCTTCGCGCCGCCCGGATGCAGAACGCGCCCGCGTTGGCGCCGATGTCCAGGACGACGTCGTCCGGGCGGATGTCGTCTGCGCGGTAATCCTCGATGGTGTACACGGAATCCCCGGGATCACCGCCCCTGACGAACTTCACACCGTCGGGAGCGACCAGCACGGCGTCCCCGCGCTGCCTATCCGGGAAGGCGCGGACCACGCTCTCATCCTCCTCCGCATCCCTGCGCGAGACAGCAGGGCGGAGCAC from the Methanomicrobiales archaeon genome contains:
- a CDS encoding FkbM family methyltransferase encodes the protein MVRAFPDRQRGDAVLVAPDGVKFVRGGDPGDSVYTIEDYRADDIRPDDVVLDIGANAGAFCIRAARRARHVFAVEPVTADLLRSNIALNGVRVPVLEGALGDGGVREISWGGRTVSARTYPLRELRSLAGGCDFLKCDCEGGEWSIVPAELAGIRRIEMELHVPPISGPVNPALLEYISRHYAFEIEWLHQRGPLGVLGVLHAVLRA